In Carassius auratus strain Wakin chromosome 36, ASM336829v1, whole genome shotgun sequence, the following are encoded in one genomic region:
- the LOC113055656 gene encoding prepro-urotensin II-beta codes for MMCKLFLFFALLLSVLEPLLGRPLIHSAEMTYGRPGKCSHLLSFTHAKVQQVICYISCSPVVLVEEEQGVSPDDLSYSKQAYLSQGAAGFGYPSLITGDISSDGQRFISICSSLKLAVKPQGNFDLCFPVLFKYHTAMKDNLSILTQFVVQVLLEKPLSSRFLGGRKQYRKRGGNTECFWKYCV; via the exons ATGATGTGTAAACTCTTTCTATTCTTTGCTTTGCTTCTCAGCGTCCTCGAACCTCTGCTGGGACGTCCTCTGATCCATTCGGCAGAGATGACCTACGGCAGGCCTGGTAAGTGCTCTCATCTGCTCTCATTCACACACGCTAAAGTTCAGCAGGTTATATGTTATATATCATGTTCACCTGTAGTTCTTGTAGAAGAGGAGCAGGGGGTCAGTCCAGACGACCTGAGTTACTCCAAGCAGGCGTATCTGTCCCAGGGTGCCGCAGGATTCGGTTACCCGTCCCTCATCACTGGAGACATCAGCAGTGATGGTCAGCGGTTCATTTCAATATGCTCTTCCCTAAAACTCGCTGTGAAGCCACAGGGCAATTTCGACTTATGCTTTCCAGTCTTATTTAAGTATCAC ACAGCTATGAAGGATAATTTAAGCATACTGACTCAGTTTGTCGTTCAGGTCTTGCTGGAAAAGCCGTTGTCAAGTCGTTTCCTGGGCGGCAGGAAGCAGTATCGCAAACGAGGCGGCAACACAGAGTGTTTCTGGAAATACTGTGTCTGA